A genomic segment from Macadamia integrifolia cultivar HAES 741 unplaced genomic scaffold, SCU_Mint_v3 scaffold_113A, whole genome shotgun sequence encodes:
- the LOC122070818 gene encoding uncharacterized calcium-binding protein At1g02270 isoform X7, which translates to MVVPSNSDKTNSTKQNGKHQGRISIFETQASMTDPCISCTTFNILAPVYKRLDTENQSLRESEYRVYWLTRNQSILDWLLCERSSIICLQEFWVGNEDLVHMYENRLSDAGYLNFKLARTNNRGDGLFTAVNKDYFRVVSYRELLFNDFGDRVAQLLHVESVVPLSQNWSSFVQPEILIVNTHLLFPHNSSLSVVRLHQVYKILQYVESYQKENKLKPLPIILCGDWNGSKRGHVYKFLRSQGFVSSYDTAHQYTDSEADAHKWVSHSNHRGNICGVDFIWLLNPDKYQKPLRRGWSEAVFSIIKCQIYKSSLAESDAFASLKADNHGDYITYSGFCKALGQEMNDLWTHAVTDEIGAVDYKELQASWQIVDAATNMGFYKNRGSSQ; encoded by the exons ATG GTTGTGCCTTCTAATTCGGACAAAACTAATTCTACTAAGCAGAATGGCAAGCATCAAGGGAGGATTTCAATATTCGAGACCCAAGCGTCGATGACGGACCCTTGCATTTCCTGCACTACTTTTAACATCCTTGCTCCTGTCTATAAGAGACTTGATACTGAG AATCAGAGCCTTCGCGAAAGTGAGTACAGGGTCTACTGGCTTACGAGAAACCAGAGCATATTAGATTGGTTGTTGTGCGAGAGATCCTCCATAATCTGTCTTCAG GAATTTTGGGTTGGAAATGAAGACCTTGTCCATATGTATGAGAATAGGCTCAGTGATGCTGGTTATCTCAATTTCAAGCTTGCACGAACGAACAATCGAGGGGACG GTCTGTTCACTGCCGTGAATAAGGACTACTTCAGGGTTGTGAGCTATCGAGAGTTGCTCTTTAATGACTTTGGAGACCGTGTTGCTCAATTGTTGCATGTTGAATCTGTAGTTCCCTTGTCACAAAACTGGAGCAGCTTTGTTCAGCCAGAAATTCTAATTGTCAACACCCATTTGTTGTTTCCGCACAATTCTAGTTTGTCTGTTGTACGGTTACATCAG GTCTACAAAATTTTGCAGTATGTTGAATCTTATCAGAAGGAAAACAAGCTTAAACCTTTGCCCATCATACTCTGTGG TGACTGGAATGGGAGCAAGCGTGGGCATGTCTACAAGTTCCTTAGGTCGCAGGGGTTTGTATCATCTTATGATACTGCTCATCAGTATACCGACAGTGAGGCAGATGCTCACAAG TGGGTTAGCCACAGCAATCATCGGGGCAACATTTGTGGCGTCGATTTTATATGGCTTCTTAACCCTGATAAGTATCAGAAACCGCTAAGGAGAGGCTGGAGTGAAGCAGTTTTTAGTATTATCAAG TGTCAGATTTACAAATCTTCTCTTGCGGAAAGTGATGCCTTCGCATCTCTGAAGGCTGATAACCATGGTGATTATATTACGTATTCGGGTTTCTGCAAAGCACTTGGTCAG GAGATGAATGATTTGTGGACCCATGCTGTCACTGATGAAATTGGTGCTGTAGATTATAAAGAACTTCAG GCATCATGGCAAATTGTCGATGCAGCAACAAATATGGGATTCTACAAAAACAGAGGAAGTTCTCAATGA
- the LOC122070818 gene encoding uncharacterized calcium-binding protein At1g02270 isoform X5, with translation MVVPSNSDKTNSTKQNGKHQGRISIFETQASMTDPCISCTTFNILAPVYKRLDTENQSLRESEYRVYWLTRNQSILDWLLCERSSIICLQEFWVGNEDLVHMYENRLSDAGYLNFKLARTNNRGDGLFTAVNKDYFRVVSYRELLFNDFGDRVAQLLHVESVVPLSQNWSSFVQPEILIVNTHLLFPHNSSLSVVRLHQVYKILQYVESYQKENKLKPLPIILCGDWNGSKRGHVYKFLRSQGFVSSYDTAHQYTDSEADAHKWVSHSNHRGNICGVDFIWLLNPDKYQKPLRRGWSEAVFSIIKCQIYKSSLAESDAFASLKADNHGDYITYSGFCKALGQLGLTGHPHGLSIQEMNDLWTHAVTDEIGAVDYKELQASWQIVDAATNMGFYKNRGSSQ, from the exons ATG GTTGTGCCTTCTAATTCGGACAAAACTAATTCTACTAAGCAGAATGGCAAGCATCAAGGGAGGATTTCAATATTCGAGACCCAAGCGTCGATGACGGACCCTTGCATTTCCTGCACTACTTTTAACATCCTTGCTCCTGTCTATAAGAGACTTGATACTGAG AATCAGAGCCTTCGCGAAAGTGAGTACAGGGTCTACTGGCTTACGAGAAACCAGAGCATATTAGATTGGTTGTTGTGCGAGAGATCCTCCATAATCTGTCTTCAG GAATTTTGGGTTGGAAATGAAGACCTTGTCCATATGTATGAGAATAGGCTCAGTGATGCTGGTTATCTCAATTTCAAGCTTGCACGAACGAACAATCGAGGGGACG GTCTGTTCACTGCCGTGAATAAGGACTACTTCAGGGTTGTGAGCTATCGAGAGTTGCTCTTTAATGACTTTGGAGACCGTGTTGCTCAATTGTTGCATGTTGAATCTGTAGTTCCCTTGTCACAAAACTGGAGCAGCTTTGTTCAGCCAGAAATTCTAATTGTCAACACCCATTTGTTGTTTCCGCACAATTCTAGTTTGTCTGTTGTACGGTTACATCAG GTCTACAAAATTTTGCAGTATGTTGAATCTTATCAGAAGGAAAACAAGCTTAAACCTTTGCCCATCATACTCTGTGG TGACTGGAATGGGAGCAAGCGTGGGCATGTCTACAAGTTCCTTAGGTCGCAGGGGTTTGTATCATCTTATGATACTGCTCATCAGTATACCGACAGTGAGGCAGATGCTCACAAG TGGGTTAGCCACAGCAATCATCGGGGCAACATTTGTGGCGTCGATTTTATATGGCTTCTTAACCCTGATAAGTATCAGAAACCGCTAAGGAGAGGCTGGAGTGAAGCAGTTTTTAGTATTATCAAG TGTCAGATTTACAAATCTTCTCTTGCGGAAAGTGATGCCTTCGCATCTCTGAAGGCTGATAACCATGGTGATTATATTACGTATTCGGGTTTCTGCAAAGCACTTGGTCAG CTAGGCTTAACTGGGCATCCTCATGGACTGAGCATTCAGGAGATGAATGATTTGTGGACCCATGCTGTCACTGATGAAATTGGTGCTGTAGATTATAAAGAACTTCAG GCATCATGGCAAATTGTCGATGCAGCAACAAATATGGGATTCTACAAAAACAGAGGAAGTTCTCAATGA